A genomic stretch from Phycisphaerae bacterium includes:
- the gcvT gene encoding glycine cleavage system aminomethyltransferase GcvT: MLRTSLYETHKRLGARLIDFGGWEMPVMYRGIQDEHLYTRTASSIFDVSHMGRLIFKGADAEALLQNVCTRNVAMLKVGRSGYSHVCNESGGILDDVIVSRFEDRWYMVCNAGNREKIVAHLNKHAAGRKVTIDDTTAKTVMMAVQGPATMELFKLHMPIKIGDLGRYGFVTGSYMGQQYTVFRSGYTGEDGIEIVLGASVGGMVWDYLTQPGEDGRATIKPAGLGARDTLRLEAGMPLYGHELNEETDPLSAGCGWCVDLEKEFIGVVALRKIASEGPRRKITGLVLEGKRIARQGAKVFAGDREVGEVTSGTLSPTLEKSIAMAYVDSPSSVEGQSLLVEIKDQRVSATVVPLPFYKRATNS; encoded by the coding sequence ATGCTACGAACCTCCCTTTACGAAACCCACAAACGCCTCGGCGCCCGCCTGATCGACTTCGGCGGCTGGGAAATGCCGGTCATGTACCGCGGCATCCAGGACGAGCACCTTTACACACGCACGGCCAGCAGCATCTTCGATGTCTCGCACATGGGGCGGCTGATTTTCAAGGGGGCCGATGCCGAGGCCCTGCTTCAAAACGTCTGTACGCGGAATGTCGCCATGCTCAAGGTTGGCCGCAGCGGGTACAGCCACGTATGCAACGAGAGCGGCGGCATCCTCGACGACGTCATTGTCTCGCGCTTCGAGGATCGCTGGTACATGGTCTGCAACGCGGGCAATCGCGAAAAGATCGTCGCGCACCTCAATAAACACGCCGCCGGGCGCAAGGTCACCATCGACGACACGACAGCCAAGACCGTCATGATGGCCGTGCAGGGCCCGGCGACGATGGAGCTGTTCAAGTTGCACATGCCGATCAAGATCGGCGACCTGGGGCGGTACGGGTTCGTGACCGGCAGCTATATGGGGCAGCAGTACACAGTCTTTCGCAGCGGCTACACCGGCGAGGACGGCATCGAGATCGTCCTCGGCGCGAGCGTCGGCGGGATGGTGTGGGATTATCTCACGCAGCCGGGCGAGGACGGCCGCGCGACGATCAAGCCCGCGGGCCTTGGGGCGCGGGATACGCTGCGGCTGGAAGCGGGGATGCCGCTGTACGGGCACGAGTTGAACGAAGAGACCGACCCGCTATCGGCGGGTTGCGGGTGGTGCGTCGATCTGGAGAAGGAGTTCATCGGAGTTGTGGCGCTGCGGAAGATCGCGTCCGAGGGGCCGCGGCGGAAGATCACGGGGCTCGTGCTCGAAGGCAAGCGGATCGCGCGGCAGGGGGCAAAAGTCTTCGCGGGTGATCGCGAGGTTGGCGAGGTGACGAGTGGCACGCTCAGCCCGACGCTGGAAAAATCAATTGCCATGGCCTACGTTGACTCGCCGTCATCGGTCGAGGGACAATCGTTGTTGGTGGAAATCAAGGACCAGCGTGTATCGGCGACAGTGGTGCCCTTGCCGTTTTACAAGCGTGCGACGAATTCATAG